The DNA sequence TGGACCGGCAGCCCGTGGAAGCGGTCGAGATGCTGGATACCGAGATACGTCATGACACCTACTCCGAGACGGCGGTGTAGCGGCCCTCGGCGCCCCGGTCGCCCCAGGGCTCGCACGGCTCGGAGAGATCGACCCGCACCCCGTGCGGCTCCAGGGCCGAACGCACCCGCTCCGCCATCGCGTCGGTGAGGAAGTGGTGGTGGAGATCGAGGAGTTCCAGGTGGGTCAGCGGCTGCCCTTCGAGGAGGGCGGCCGCCCCTTCGTCGCCCAGTGTCCCGTTCGACAGGTCGAGAGCCCGAAGCTGGGCGACGACCGGAGCCGAGGCGATGGCCGCGGCGATCTCGTTCTGGATCTCACTGTTGCGCAGGCCCAGGTGGATCAGCCGGGGGAAACGGGTGCCGGAAAGCAGCGGAGCGAGGTCGGCGACGCCGGTGTTCCCCTCGTAGGCGGAGACTCCGAGCCAGAGGTCCAGCCGCTCCAGCGCGGGCAGTTCGCTGTCCAGCACCCCGCGCACCACCTCCACGGGCAGTCCGCCCGCCTGGACGGTCAGCGACCGCAGCCGCTCGTGCTTCGTCGGCGGGAACACCAGCTCGGAGCCGCCGCGCACGCCGAGCTCCGTCAGGGCGGGGAAGGCGGTCAGCAGCGCCGTCACGTCCGACTGCTCGATCCAGGTGATCTCGGCCTGCTCCGCCTCCAGGTCACCGACGAACACCGACTCCAGCGAGGTCAGCCGGTCGGCGGCGGCGATCACCAGGTTGATCGGCATGGAGGAGTTCTCGTCGTACGCCTCGCCCCACTGGCCGATGATCAGGGCCCGGACACCGGCCGGATCGACCTGGTCCAGGAAGTCGGCGAACTCCTCCTCCCAGGGCCGGTCGTCGTCGTACGGGTCGACGGAGACACGCCAGGCCACGGCGTCCGCGGCGGGCCGGGAGCCCTCGTCGGTCGTGTGCTGGAAGTCGACGGCCGGAAGGCCGCCGAACTCGTGCAGATGCTGCGCACCGTACATGGCCCTGAGCTCCTGATCCTGGGGACGGCTGATCTCCGCAAGGTTTATCAAGCCGCACTGACAACGCCGCGACCGGGACCCGTCCACGGCCGCCGGGGCGGTCCGTCGTGCCGGACCCCCGGGCGATGCCGCCCGCGTCCTCACTGTCAGACCCTGCCCGTAGCGTTTTTCCCACGGTCGGCACAGCGGGTGCCGCGACCGAGGGGAGACGTCTGTGTACCGGCAGGGCGATGTACTGATCATGGAGCTGGAGGAGTCGGCTGTGCCCGCCCCCTTCCTGGAGGCCCCGGGCGAACTGCGCGACGGGCGGGGGAGGCTGGTGCTCGCGCTGGGAGAGGTCACCGGACACGCCCACGCCGTGCAGGGCCCCGGCCGGCTGATCCGGGAAGCGGGCCGGTTCGGTCCGATGCTGCTCCATCTCCCCGAGGGCGGGCGGGTGGTGCACGAGGAGCACGCGGCGATCCCGCTCCCCAAGGGCTGGTTCCGCGTCGTGCGGCAGCGGGAGTACGCACCCGGCGCGATCCGCGTCGTGGCGGACTGACCGCTCCGCGATGCCGGAGCGAACACGGCTTTCCAGAACGAGCACAGCCATCCAGAACGAGCACAGCAGGGGACGGGGACAACCGATGCAGAACGTGGATTCCTGGCGGAGCGTGGCGGCGGCGACCGGCCGGGCGGACCGGGCGGCGGCCGAGGCCGGGGTGCGGCGTGCCTATCGCACCGCCGGCCTGGCCGAGCCCGACCGGATCATCTGGGCCGCATCGCCCCGGGCCGCCGTCGAAACGGTGGAGAAGCTGGTCGACGCCGGCCGGTCGGTGCGCGAGGAGGTCCGCACCCGCCCGTGGGCCGAGGAACGCCGCCGGATGCACGACGAGCTGGGCCCGGCGGGCTGGTCGGCGCTCTGGTCCGCCACCGGAGCCCAGCTGTGGGAGACCACGGGCGCGCTCGCCGAGCGCATACGGACCGGTGTCGTCGCCGACCTGGCCCCCCGGCCCGAGGACGGGACGGCCGTGCGGCTGGTGCTCCTGGACGCCGTGCTCGGCCAGCACGACGCCGCCTGGCTCGCCGCCTTCGACGGGCGGGGCGACCGGCTGGCGGGCCTCGCGGAGGTGGCCCGCAGCGCCGGCTGGTGGTGGCCCTACGAGCACGCCGCGGTCATCAGTGAGCGGCCCGACGTCCTCCACCGCGACGAGGCGGGCCGGCTCGACCACGGCGAGGGACCGGCCCTCGCCTACGGGGACGGGTTCGCCCTCCACGCCTGGCGCGGCATGCCTGTTCCCGCCGCGTTCCTGGCCGAGCTGTCCTCCCTCACGCCCGAGCGGATCCGCGCCGAGGAGAACGCGGAGCTGCGCCGCGTGATGCTGGAGTTCTACGGCTACGACCGGTATCTCACGGAGTCGGGCGCCGAGCCCGTCCACCGTGACGGGACGGGCGTCCTCTGGCGCATCGCCCTCGACGGGGACGAGGACGTGGTGATGGTCGAGGTGGTCAACTCCACCCCCGAGCCGGACGGCAGGTACCGCACCTACTGGCTGCGCGTGCCGCCCGCCACCCGGACCGCTCAGGACGGCGTCGCCTGGACGTTCGGACTGGACGGGGCGGCCTACGCACCGGTGCGCCAGACCTGACCCGAGAGGCCGGGGGGGCAGCGGAGCCGGGCCGGGAAGCCGAGGCCAAGGGACCGAGGGGCAGGCGAGCAGGGGAGCAGGGGGGGCGGGCCGGGCGGGGGACACGGCGCGGCCGGTGCGCCGGGTGTCCGGGCCCGGCCTTGCCGTCAGCCGGTCGCGGAAGGGTCCGTTCCGTGGGGATCGGCGGCCGGCGGACCGGTCAGTTCCGCCGGGTCGATGCCCAGCTCACGGGCGAGCGCCTCATCGGTCCACCGCAGCATCGTGGTCCGGGAGAGCGGACCCGCGTACGAGGTCGTCTGCACCGCCATCCCGTCCAGCAGGGCGGTCAGCCGCCAGGCCGCCGCCCGGGGGTCCTGGCACCGGAACTCTCCGGCCGCGGCGCCCTCCTCGATGACCCGGGCCAGTTCGGCCTTCCACCGCTGGTCCAGGTCGCCCGCGACCTCCCGGAGAGCGGGATCGCGCAGGGACGCCGCCCAGCCCTCGATCCACAGCCGCCAGCCCTTGGCCTGCCCCGTCGGCGCGTACCACCGCACGGCCGTCCGCAGCCGTCGTACGGCGCTGGTGCGACCGGCCAGCAGCTTGCGGAGATGGGCGAGGTCGGCCTCGGCGGCGTACGCGAAAGCCGCCGCGACCAGATTCTCCTTGGTCGAGAAGTGGTAGAGCACGAGAGCGTTACTCACGCCCAGCACCGAGGCCACATCGGCGATCCGCACGGACGAGACCCCGCGGGCCTCGATCTGGCCGACCGCAGCGCGCAGCAGCTCCTCACGCCGCTCAGCCACGTTCAACCGGACTCTGGTCACCGGGTCACCCTAACCAGCGCGCCGGGTCACGACGGTGGGACGGCGTCCGACGGAGGCGACGGGGGACGAGGGATACGGCGCACCGGAATCCTCCGGACCGCCCGGACGTTGCCATCTGCATGACGCGAATCGAACCGGTACAGGCAGCACTGCTCCGTCTCTTCGGTGAGCACGACGGCGGAGTCCTGGTCACTCTGAAGCAGGACGGACGCCCCCAGCTGTCCAACGTCAACCACGCCTTCTACCCGGAGGAGCAGGTGGTCCGCGTCTCGATCACCGAGGGCCGGGCCAAGACCCGTAACCTGCGGCGAGACCCCCGGGCGAGCTACCACGTCACCAGTGAGGACCGCTGGGCCTGGACCGTCGCCGACGGGACCGCCGAACTGACCCCGCCCGCCCTGGCGCCGGACGACGCCACGGTGGAGGCGCTGATCACGCTCTACCGGGATGTCAGGGGAGAGCACCCCGACTGGGACGACTACCGGCAGGCCATGGTCCGGGACCGCAGGGTGGTGCTCACCCTGCGCATCGACCACGTCTACGGGCAACCACGTGGCTGACGACGCCGGCGGGCCGGTTGCCCCGTTCAGCATCTACTGCTCGCCCCGTCGTACAGGCCGATCATAATGAGACGACACCGACTCCCTCAGGAGATGTTGTGACCGGCGCTGACTACTTGCTTCCGCTCCGCACGAAACTGCGCTCGATGCGCACCGAGCCCTTCGGGGCCGATCCGGCCGGAGCACGGATGGAGCGCATCCGCCGCTCGCCCCATTTTGTCGACGGAGCGTTCCAGAACCCGGTGGGGGCCCGGACCAGGCCCTCCGGGTCCACCGTCGAATTCGCCAAGATCTACTTCCACAAGGAGCAGCGGGCCCGCAGGGCGCCCACGGGCACCGTGCCCGTCCACGGTACGACCCTCGCCGATCTGGCCGTTCCCCCTGCCACCGGTCTCCGGCTGACCTGGATGGGCCATTCCAGTGTGCTGGCGGAGATCGACGGCCGACGGATCCTGTTCGACCCGGTCTGGGGCGAGCGCTGTTCCCCGTTCCCGTTCGCCGGGCCCAAGCGCCTGCACCCCACTCCGCTGTCGCTGGCCGCGCTCGGGCCCGTCGACGTGGTCGTGATCTCCCACGACCACTACGACCACCTCGACCTGCCGACGATCCGTGCCCTGGCCGGCACCGACACGGTCTTCGCCGTGCCACTCGGGGTCGGAGCCCATCTGGAGCGCTGGGGCGTACCCGCGAGCCGGATGCACGAACTCGACTGGAACGAGACCGCGACCGTCGCCGGGATCAGCCTCACCGCCACCCCCGCACGCCACTTCTGCGGTCGCGGGCTGCGCAACCAGCAGCACACCCTGTGGGCCTCGTGGGCCGTCACGGGGCCCGAGCACCGCATCTACCACAGCGGGGACACCGGCTATTTCCCCGGCTTCCGGGACATCGGCGCCGAGCACGGGCCCTTCGACGCCACCATGATCCAGATCGGCGCGTACTCGAAGTACTGGCCGGACATCCACATGACCCCCGCCGAAGGCATGCGCGCGCACCTGGACCTCCAGGGCGGCCGCCCCCACGGAGTGCTGCTGCCGATCCACTGGGGCACCTTCAATCTGGCGCCGCACGCCTGGGCGGAGCCGGGCGAGTGGACGAAGGACGCCGGCGAGGAGGCCGGGCAGGCGGTGGCGTTCCCTCGGCCGGGTGAACCCTTCGAGCCGGACGGAACTCTCCCCGTGGAGCCGTGGTGGCGACCGCTGTCCACCTCGCTCGCCCGCCCGTGGCGCCGCACCGAAGCGCAGGCCGGCCCCGCGCCGGCGGCGCGGGGCGATCTCGACCTCGCCGGCGAGCGCTGACCGGATACGCCGCGGGGCGGCCCGCCCGCAGGTTGTCCGGCCGGTTTCAGCACCGGCCCTCCGCGACGGTGATGGAGAGGCTGACCGTGATGTTCTCCAGCGCCGACTCGGGCTCCGGCGGCGACACGCTCAGACAGAACGTGGCGTCGACGTCCTTCGCCGTGACCTCGAACAGGTCGACGGACGGGTCCGCGTCCTCGTCGTAGGGATCGTTCGCGTCCTCGACGTACACCACGCCGCCGGTCGAGGGGCCTTCGCCGCTCTCCTCCAGCGCGTCGCGGATCAGACGGTCGTAACCGCCGGTCCATGTGCTGAAGGTGTGCCGCTCCGACTCCAGGTCCCGGACGGCCGTGTGCACGGCGTCGCGCAACTCACCCTCGCTCCACGAAGAACTCGCGAAGAGGTAGTACATGCCCCCGGCGGCGAACAGCAGGGATCCGATGATGAGGGCGACACCGATCGGATGGTTCGGGTTGTAGACGTATCGACTTGTCCCCCAGTTCGAGCGGACGAATACCGGTTCGTCGTCATGGTCCTTGCTCATGTACGTGAGCGTAGGGCCACCTGGTTGATCATGCCGGGGCGTTGGGGTCACGCCGGGCTCGTCACCGACGAACCACGGCTCTCCGGACGGGCCGTAGCGTTCCCGGCACGCACCCGACACCGTCCGCGACGCAACGATCAGCGGCCGGTGAGCGTCTCATCGGGTGTGATGGACCTTCCTGAGACCACGGACACCGTCGACACCCAGGACGAGCACGAGGACGAGCGGGTGCGGTCCGGCCCGCTGTGGCGCCATGCGCTGTGGGCGGCGCTCGTCACCGCCGCCGGAGTGACTCTGGGGTGGCTGGGCGCGCTGTTCCGCATCGGCCCGGAGGAGTACGGCCTGCCGCCCGCCGCTCCGGGGGCGCTCTGGCCCTATCTGCTCGCCTGGGCCGTGACCGGCCTGGTGCTGGGCGCCATCCTGCGGTTCGTGGCGGCCAAGGTGCCGGTCTACTCCCCGTCGGAGGTGCTCCTCGGTACCGTCATGATCGGTACCCGGCTGTCCTTGGGCTGGCGGCCGGAGCCCCTCGAAGTCGCGGGCCTGGCCGCGATCGCGCTGCTCCTGGTGGCCGTCTGGTGCGCTGTCGCCCTGCGTGGGGCGGCCGTCGTACGACGGTCCCAGGACGCTCAGGGCGTTTTTCCAAAGTAGCGCCGGACCACGAGGTGTTCCGCACGGCCCGGAAGCACCTCGTACGACACGCCGTGCACCCCGGCGCGGGGGGCGGGGACATGCCCGGCGCGCGGGGCACACTGGGGCGGCCCCCGGATCCCCGTACGAAGGAGTGTGCCGTGGCACTCACCCGTGAAGAGCGCGAACAGTTCCTCGCCGAACCCCATGTCGCCGCACTGGCCGTCGCGTCGGGGAGCAGCGGCCGGGCCCCGCTCAGCGTCCCCATCTGGTACCAGTACACGCCGGGCGGCGACGTACGCGTTCTCACCGGCCGCACCTCGCGCAAGGCCGAACTGATCGACGCGGCGGGCCGGTTCACGCTCCTGGTCGACCGGCTGGAGCCGACCATCCGTTACGTCTCCGTCGAGGGACCCGTCGTCGACACCCGCCCCGCCACGCGGGCGGACCTGGAGGAGGTGTCGGCGCGCTACCTTCCGGCCGAGAAGGTCGCCGGTTACGTGGACTACGCCTGGGAGAACCACGGGGAGCAGGTGGTGATCACCCTGCGCCCCGAACGCTGGGTCAGCTCGGACCTCGGCCAGGTCTGAGCCTCGGCCGTGTCGTCAGCCCGGGGGAGTTCCGCCCCGCGGGTCCCGCCGACCTGCCTTCTGCGTCGACCCGCCCGCAGCGCCGACTCCCACTCGCCGGAGACGGCCCGGTGCCCGGCAGGAGGATCTGCCGGGCACCGGGCCGAACGCGGCGGGCCCGGGGTCAGACCGCCGGGGCCGGGTACGTCGGGTACTCCACGCCGGAGACGTGCTGGACGACCCGGATGACCTGGCACGAGTAGCCGAACTCGTTGTCGTACCAGAGGTAGAGGATCGCGTTGTCGCCGTCGACCTTGGTGGCGCCCGCGTCGACGATCGAGGCGTGGCGCGAGCCGATGAAGTCGCTGGAGACCGCGTCGGGCGCGCTGATGAAGTCGATCTGCCGCTTGAGCGGCGAGGCCAGCGACACGTTGCGGAGGTAGTCGAGGACCTCCTCGCGGGTGGTCTCGCGCTCCAGCCGCAGGCTGAGGATCGCGATCGAGACGTCCGGCACCGGGACGCGGATGGAGCTGCCGGTGATCGGGGCGTCCAGGTCGGGCAGCGCCTTCGCCACGGCCGAGGCGGCACCGGTCTCGGTGATGACCATGTTGAGCGCCGCCGAACGGCCGCGGCGGTCTGAGCTGTGGTAATTGTCCAGCAGGTTCTGGTCGTTGGTGTAGGAGTGGACGGTCTCCACGTGCCCGCGCAGCACGCCGTACTCGTCCGCCATCGCCTTCAGCGGCGGCACGATCGCATTGGTCGTGCAGGACGCGCAGGACAGGATCCGCTCGTCCGGCTTGATCGTGTCGTGGTTGACGCCGTGCACGATGTTGGGGACGTCGCCCTTGCCCGGTGCGGTGAGCACGACCTTGGCGATGCCCGCCCGGAGGTGCTTGGAGAGCCCCTCCCGGTCGCGCCACCGGCCGGTGTTGTCGATCAGGATGGCGTCCTTGATGCCGTACGCCGTGTAGTCGACCGTCGTCGGGTCGTCGGAGTAGATCACCTGGATCTCGTTGCCGTTGGCGATGATCTTGCTGTTCGCCTCGTCGACGGTGATCGTGCCCTGGAACTGGCCGTGGATCGAGTCGCGCCGCAGCAGCGAGGCGCGCTTGACGATGTCCTGGCCGGAGCCCTTCCGGACGACGATGGCCCGCAGGCGCAGGCCGTTGCCCGAGCCGGCCTTCTCGATGAGCAGACGGGCCAGGAGCCGGCCGATGCGGCCGAAGCCGTAGAGCACCACATCACGGGACGCGCGGCGCTCGATCTTGTTGTCGCCCGTCGCCCCGGCGACGGCCTCGGCGGTGAACTCCTCGACCGAGAGCCCGCGCCCGTCGGCCCGGTACGTCGCGGCCAGCATGCCTATGTCGATCTGGGAAGGGCCGAGATCGAGCGTCGTCAGAGCCTTCAGGAAGGGCATCGTCTCGGTGACCGAGAGCTCCTCGCCCGCGATCTGCCGGGCGAAGCGGTGGGTCTTGAGGATGCTGACCACCGACTTGTTCACCAGGGAGCGGCTGTGCAGCAGGACGTTGACGTCCTGCTCGCGGTGCAGCTTCCCGATGATCGGGATCATCGACTCCGCGATCTCCTCGCGGTGCATCCAGTTGGTGAACGAGTCGTCATTGACAGTCACAAGTTTATCTTTCGAGCTAGGCGGCGCTCATATGGTAACCGGCAGCCTTGCTGCCCCTTCGGGTGGCCCCTGCCTGCGGGTGAACCCCGTGGCGGCGCCCTGTGCGCGGTCCTGGCGGGCCGGAAGTGTCCAGCATGTGGGCAGCCGCCGACGCTACGGGGCGATCGGGGGTCAAGGCGGTGCAATCGGGCGCACGTACGAGGGCTCATACCAGAGTGGGACGGATGGCGGGCAAGTTCGACAACTGCCCGTCGCGCATACGTCATTGACGACTACCGTGTGTGCCCGGTGATCAACGGTGGGCTCATGACGTTCGGCCCGCCCGACCGATGACCCGCGCCCGACCGACCACCGTAGGGGCCACCACATGGACGCCGGCATGACCGTCGATCCCCGGTGCCCCCTGTACCGAGGACGCTGATGTCTCAACTTCGCGCACCCGACGCGCGACCGGACCGCCGTGAAGGCGGGCGGCACGGCCGCCCCGGCACGCGCGCCCACTCGGCCACGAGCAGGCCGCGTGCCGCGGGGCCTCCTCCCGAGGCCCGCATGCGCCCCCAGCTGCTTCGGACCGCACTGCTCCCGGCCATCGCTGCCGTGCTCAGCGGCGCCGCGGCCGTCATCTTCACCGTCCGCGCCGGAGCCGTCGGCTCCTCGCCCAGCCTCTGGGCGGCGCTCGGTGGATCCGGTGCGCTCGCCGTCGCCGCCGTCGCCGCCGCCTACCTCGGCGCCAACCGCGTCGCGGGCCAGGTGCTCGACCGGGCCCTCGCGCTCCGGCGTCTCAGCGCCCAGGGCCAGGCGGAGCTGCAACGGGTGGTGGAACAGCTCCGTAACGGGGAAACCGTCGCCACCCGGCAGCCGCCGCAGCCCACCGCGCCCGGTTCCGACGCCTTCGACCTGCTCGGCCAGGAGATGGCGCGGTCCCAGGAAGCCGCCGTCGCCGCGGTCCTCCAGGCGTCCCAGCTCTTCAGCAACGCGGGCAACGAACAGAAGGTCGAGGTCTTCGTCAACCTCGCGCGACGGCTGCAATCCCTCGTCCACCGCGAGATCCAGATCCTCGACGAGCTGGAGCACGAGGTCGAGGACCCCGACCTCCTCAAGGGCCTCTTCCACGTCGACCATCTCGCCACCCGGATCCGCCGCCACGCGGAGAACCTCGCCGTGCTCGGCGGGGCCGTCTCCCGGCGGCAGTGGAGCAACCCGGTCACCATGACCGAGGTGCTCCGCTCGGCCATCGCCGAAGTCGAGCAGTACCCCCGGGTCAAGCTGGTCCCGCCGATAGAGGGCACCCTGCGCGGCCACGCCGTCGCCGACGTGATCCACCTGCTGGCCGAGCTGGTCGAGAACGCCACGGTGTTCTCGGCCCCGCACACCCAGGTGCTGCTGCGGGTCCAGCACGTCACCGCCGGCCTCGCCCTGGAGGTGGAGGACCGGGGTCTGGGGATGCCGGACCACGAACAGCAGCGGATGAACGCCCTGCTCTGCGACCCCGACCAGGTCAACGTCGCCCACCTGCTGCAGGACGGCCGGATCGGCCTGTTCGTCGTCTCGGCCCTGGCCCGCCGCCACGGCATCGCCGTCCGGCTGCAGAGCAACATCTACGGCGGTACGCAGGCGGTGCTGGTCCTCCCGCAGTCGCTGCTCGGGACCGATCCCGACGCCCCGCAGCCGCCCGACGCCGCGCCCGTACCGCCCCCCGGCGCCGTGCACCGGCCGCCCGTCGAGGCCGGAACCCCCGTCGCCCCGCCGAAGAGCGGGGCGTCGAGGCCCGAGGCCCCGGCCGGGACGTCCGCGGACGGCTCGCACCAGGGGACCGGCCACGGGCAGAACGGCCGCCCCCAGGCCCGGGCGGCCGATCAACGGCAGGAGGACGGCCGCCCGCAACCGGCAGCGGGCGGCGCCCCGCCCCTCCCGCTGCGCGCCGAGCGCGCCGACCGCCCGACTCCGCACGCCTCCCCGCCCGGGCACGGGAGCAGGACCGACCCGGCGGCCCTCCACGAGCGCGAGGACCGGCCGGCCCCGTCCCGCTCCCGGCCCGAACTGCCGAAGCGGACGAACCAGGAATCCCTCGTC is a window from the Streptomyces sp. MMBL 11-1 genome containing:
- a CDS encoding STM4015 family protein yields the protein MYGAQHLHEFGGLPAVDFQHTTDEGSRPAADAVAWRVSVDPYDDDRPWEEEFADFLDQVDPAGVRALIIGQWGEAYDENSSMPINLVIAAADRLTSLESVFVGDLEAEQAEITWIEQSDVTALLTAFPALTELGVRGGSELVFPPTKHERLRSLTVQAGGLPVEVVRGVLDSELPALERLDLWLGVSAYEGNTGVADLAPLLSGTRFPRLIHLGLRNSEIQNEIAAAIASAPVVAQLRALDLSNGTLGDEGAAALLEGQPLTHLELLDLHHHFLTDAMAERVRSALEPHGVRVDLSEPCEPWGDRGAEGRYTAVSE
- a CDS encoding DUF6745 domain-containing protein → MQNVDSWRSVAAATGRADRAAAEAGVRRAYRTAGLAEPDRIIWAASPRAAVETVEKLVDAGRSVREEVRTRPWAEERRRMHDELGPAGWSALWSATGAQLWETTGALAERIRTGVVADLAPRPEDGTAVRLVLLDAVLGQHDAAWLAAFDGRGDRLAGLAEVARSAGWWWPYEHAAVISERPDVLHRDEAGRLDHGEGPALAYGDGFALHAWRGMPVPAAFLAELSSLTPERIRAEENAELRRVMLEFYGYDRYLTESGAEPVHRDGTGVLWRIALDGDEDVVMVEVVNSTPEPDGRYRTYWLRVPPATRTAQDGVAWTFGLDGAAYAPVRQT
- a CDS encoding TetR/AcrR family transcriptional regulator → MTRVRLNVAERREELLRAAVGQIEARGVSSVRIADVASVLGVSNALVLYHFSTKENLVAAAFAYAAEADLAHLRKLLAGRTSAVRRLRTAVRWYAPTGQAKGWRLWIEGWAASLRDPALREVAGDLDQRWKAELARVIEEGAAAGEFRCQDPRAAAWRLTALLDGMAVQTTSYAGPLSRTTMLRWTDEALARELGIDPAELTGPPAADPHGTDPSATG
- a CDS encoding PPOX class F420-dependent oxidoreductase; translation: MTRIEPVQAALLRLFGEHDGGVLVTLKQDGRPQLSNVNHAFYPEEQVVRVSITEGRAKTRNLRRDPRASYHVTSEDRWAWTVADGTAELTPPALAPDDATVEALITLYRDVRGEHPDWDDYRQAMVRDRRVVLTLRIDHVYGQPRG
- a CDS encoding MBL fold metallo-hydrolase translates to MTGADYLLPLRTKLRSMRTEPFGADPAGARMERIRRSPHFVDGAFQNPVGARTRPSGSTVEFAKIYFHKEQRARRAPTGTVPVHGTTLADLAVPPATGLRLTWMGHSSVLAEIDGRRILFDPVWGERCSPFPFAGPKRLHPTPLSLAALGPVDVVVISHDHYDHLDLPTIRALAGTDTVFAVPLGVGAHLERWGVPASRMHELDWNETATVAGISLTATPARHFCGRGLRNQQHTLWASWAVTGPEHRIYHSGDTGYFPGFRDIGAEHGPFDATMIQIGAYSKYWPDIHMTPAEGMRAHLDLQGGRPHGVLLPIHWGTFNLAPHAWAEPGEWTKDAGEEAGQAVAFPRPGEPFEPDGTLPVEPWWRPLSTSLARPWRRTEAQAGPAPAARGDLDLAGER
- a CDS encoding pyridoxamine 5'-phosphate oxidase family protein translates to MALTREEREQFLAEPHVAALAVASGSSGRAPLSVPIWYQYTPGGDVRVLTGRTSRKAELIDAAGRFTLLVDRLEPTIRYVSVEGPVVDTRPATRADLEEVSARYLPAEKVAGYVDYAWENHGEQVVITLRPERWVSSDLGQV
- a CDS encoding glyceraldehyde-3-phosphate dehydrogenase codes for the protein MTVNDDSFTNWMHREEIAESMIPIIGKLHREQDVNVLLHSRSLVNKSVVSILKTHRFARQIAGEELSVTETMPFLKALTTLDLGPSQIDIGMLAATYRADGRGLSVEEFTAEAVAGATGDNKIERRASRDVVLYGFGRIGRLLARLLIEKAGSGNGLRLRAIVVRKGSGQDIVKRASLLRRDSIHGQFQGTITVDEANSKIIANGNEIQVIYSDDPTTVDYTAYGIKDAILIDNTGRWRDREGLSKHLRAGIAKVVLTAPGKGDVPNIVHGVNHDTIKPDERILSCASCTTNAIVPPLKAMADEYGVLRGHVETVHSYTNDQNLLDNYHSSDRRGRSAALNMVITETGAASAVAKALPDLDAPITGSSIRVPVPDVSIAILSLRLERETTREEVLDYLRNVSLASPLKRQIDFISAPDAVSSDFIGSRHASIVDAGATKVDGDNAILYLWYDNEFGYSCQVIRVVQHVSGVEYPTYPAPAV
- a CDS encoding sensor histidine kinase, with the protein product MSQLRAPDARPDRREGGRHGRPGTRAHSATSRPRAAGPPPEARMRPQLLRTALLPAIAAVLSGAAAVIFTVRAGAVGSSPSLWAALGGSGALAVAAVAAAYLGANRVAGQVLDRALALRRLSAQGQAELQRVVEQLRNGETVATRQPPQPTAPGSDAFDLLGQEMARSQEAAVAAVLQASQLFSNAGNEQKVEVFVNLARRLQSLVHREIQILDELEHEVEDPDLLKGLFHVDHLATRIRRHAENLAVLGGAVSRRQWSNPVTMTEVLRSAIAEVEQYPRVKLVPPIEGTLRGHAVADVIHLLAELVENATVFSAPHTQVLLRVQHVTAGLALEVEDRGLGMPDHEQQRMNALLCDPDQVNVAHLLQDGRIGLFVVSALARRHGIAVRLQSNIYGGTQAVLVLPQSLLGTDPDAPQPPDAAPVPPPGAVHRPPVEAGTPVAPPKSGASRPEAPAGTSADGSHQGTGHGQNGRPQARAADQRQEDGRPQPAAGGAPPLPLRAERADRPTPHASPPGHGSRTDPAALHEREDRPAPSRSRPELPKRTNQESLVPQLREAPAPRVEDEHAVHDPGLMAAFRRGVDLAEARTAQEESPDGGHGAPGRTGAGGQTALDAPLECLAPLPVRGATAPPDLPAPPDRPGPPDLPGPAVASRPDHPLPAAGPPVPDSYPPDAYPHDSPAYQRGTHAERAHDREPGRPGAFAGDPFLPGRTVPEPRKDTTFKEQTP